Proteins encoded together in one Vampirovibrio chlorellavorus window:
- a CDS encoding response regulator, producing the protein MSKHNNSPRKPHILIADDDSDDRQIIREALNRNMPSCLYSYAEDGEEALDFLYHRGQFSHQNAPPVDLILLDLNMPRKTGMEVLEIIKKEPSLKHIPVVVLTTSQEKDDVIRTYELGVNSFMIKPISYDSLLNAMKILGKYWFETVELPTQAT; encoded by the coding sequence TTGAGTAAGCACAACAACAGCCCAAGAAAACCGCATATCCTGATCGCCGATGATGACAGCGATGACCGGCAAATCATCCGGGAGGCGCTAAACCGCAATATGCCCTCTTGTCTGTATTCTTATGCCGAAGATGGGGAGGAGGCACTAGATTTTTTGTACCATCGGGGCCAGTTTAGCCACCAAAACGCGCCCCCTGTCGATTTAATCCTGCTGGACCTGAATATGCCTCGAAAAACAGGCATGGAGGTGCTGGAAATCATCAAGAAGGAGCCGTCGCTCAAGCATATCCCGGTGGTGGTGCTTACCACCTCGCAAGAGAAAGACGATGTTATTCGCACGTATGAACTGGGTGTTAACTCTTTTATGATCAAGCCCATCTCTTACGATTCGCTGTTAAATGCCATGAAAATATTGGGGAAATACTGGTTTGAAACTGTCGAGCTACCTACCCAGGCCACCTGA